A stretch of DNA from Paenibacillus albus:
CTTTTTGGTCGGTTTTGTGCGTTTCTTGGCTCATCCTTATGTGCCGACTGATCCCCGCATACGCCGTATCATTGCATGGATGCAAACTAATATGACAAGTGACTTTCAGCCTGCAGTTTGGGCCAATTCCTTTCATATCAGCGAAGCGTATTTGTATGAGCTGTTCCGCAAAGAAACAGGCAATAGCCCGCAACAGTACTTTATGAGCTTCCGTCTTGAACAAGCAAAAACCGAGCTCCGCGAGACGAACCTTTCGGTTACAGACATCGCGGATAAGCTCGGCTTTTCCTCTGTGCATTATTTTTCGAGACAGTTCTCGAAGCATCTTCATGAATCACCCAATCAGTACCGGAAGCGTGTACGCTTGTCAATTCCATAGGCATAGCCTCGCATATAAGGTGCGTTTGCTTGAAATATCACAGCAGACAAAAAATAACCCGCTCGAAGGCGGGTTCAAGTCGTGCTATATACAATTCATTATAAGTTTATCTATAAGGGCTATGAGCATAAATTCTCACTAATGCGATTCTTGGTTGTATCTGAGATGAATATTCGCATGGGTAACTAAATCACATTATTGTTTAAGAGATGACTTTCATCGCCATAACACAAAATAAAACCTAACCCTAGCACCGCCTTTCGCGAGGGAAAGAACTATACTAGCATATAAAATAAAAAAGAAGTACTTACATTTGTGATGTCAGTACTTCTTTTTTCGTCTTGTGCAGCTTCACTCCTGGTTAATATAAAATTGAAGGCAGCGATGAAGGCGTCCTCTTCTTCATTATATTTTTAACTGCTCTTTCCATGGATCCCCGCGGAGGATACAGAGCAACCATTGTTGAGAGATTATTTTACTTTTCTAATTTAACTCATTCATGGCTTGTTACGATATTGCGTGAGCATTCTGTGAGCATCCCCCTTATCCAATCGATCTCATTAAAGGAGGTTAGCACGAGCGCTTTAGTTCGTAAAGTTCAAATGCTTCCCTGTTACCATATTTATTGATATTCGAGATTAGGTCCCGGAGAAGTTGAATATTTCATTGGCGTCCGTCCAAAATTCAGCGAAGCAATCGCCAGTCAGCCTATGCCAGCGTTCCTCGAGCTCACGAGCCACGACGCGATCCGATACTTCAAGCGCAGAATCGGTCTCTACAATCATGAACAGTGTCAGGCCTTCGCGGAATATACGGAGCGATACGATGCCCGCTTCCCGCATATGCTTCAGATTTATGTCCGGTATTCCGTCGTGAAGCTTCTGGTACAAGTCTACTTTGTCCGGTTGCAGCTTTGCTGTCCTAATCATCGTTTGCCGAGTGGCGTTCATGATCGATATACACCTCTCCTAATGATCCAATATGCTAAGCACAAATCTGAATTTCATATCCTCCTCAAACCACATCGGAAAGTTCGTCCCCCAAACGTTGTTGTGAAGGTTGAAATGTATCCCGCCAGCAAGCGGAGCGAAGGTTTGATCGAATCGCAGCATACGCTTCTCGCCCGGACACAATACAGGCGCATCCAAAGTTTCCAGACGAACGCTGCCCTCGGTTCCATCGTAGTAAACACCGGTGTTTACCGCATGCATATTCCGATTGCCATTCTCAACGACATGAAGCGGTGAGATCGCCGTCCCCAGCTTATCCATCGTCCAGAGATTCGGATTATCGACTTTAATCGCGAAGGAAAACCAGCTTGCTTCCGGCAAACGGTAAGCCTGCTTCTGAAACCAATTCAGTTCGACTTCGATTGTCTTCGCCTCATTGTAAAACCGATAACGGATATGAAGCTCCTGCGGTGCGCCGTGGGTTTGTGTTGCTGTAGAGCTCATCCTAAGCTGCAAATTCACTTCGTCGAAGTGATCTTCGGATCTCTTCACGGCTTGGATCACGCTAGGTGAAAACTGAAGGTGCTCCGGCCTTGGTTGAGCAAATTCCATGCCTGGCTTGCCGAAATCCGCATCCGCCCAATGGTAATGCTGCTTCCAATTCACGACGTAATCCCTAAACCAGTTGTGATAATGCTCCGTTCCGAGCGTTTCATATTCGAAGACACCCAAGCGATGCTTACCGTCTGCCCAAACCCTTCCTTGCTGATCCACTAATTCAATAATTGAACCGTCATGTGCGAACTGAACCATAAAGCAACCTAAACGATACTGCTTATATAAGGCAAGTTCATCTCCATTCGAAGAAAAGGCTGTATCAGGGTTTAATCTCCCCAGCGCGTGATTCGCCTCCTCTTGTTTGTCTGCAGATAACGCGGATATGGCCTTGCTGATATAATTCCGTTGTTCCTCCCAGGAGCTTTCAAACAAGCTATAGCTCTTCGTGCCTAATGCTTCGAACAGCTCCGCGGCAGCAGCGCTGTCCTCTAATGAGAAGCCCCCAATATATCGATACTTGTCCGGAATTGCTTCCATCGTAACCGTATCGGCTTGTCTCGCCGCGTGAAAGTCTTGAACCGAGTAGTGTTTAAAATCACTCAAGTGCGTCTTCTCGTCCATGCCCCATGTGTGTTCGGGAATGAGAATAAGCTGGTCACAGAAATCGGCATATTCCCGGCTCCGAGTATCCAGTCTACCATCGCTTACCCACTTATCGCGAAGCCTTAACAGTTCACGATACCTTGCTATTTTCAAAGGATCAGAGGCCGCTCCATGTATCCATGAATCGCCGATTTCTTCCGTAACGATCGGGAATAGCTCTTTGTGAGCTAACAATTTCTCCGCGAAAGCATCCATCGTGGATGCTTGGACGACTGCCCCCGGGAATTGCACCGCAAGCTGCTTGAAGAGCTGCCTGATGTCCGCGGCTGTAGGAGGACCGCAATTATCCCCTGTATGAGCGAAAACCATGACTTCGTCGAAGCCTTCAACAAGCGTCATATTCCCGTAGCTTCCTGCGTAGTTCACGACGATCTCAGAGCCGTCCGTTCCCTTCCAAATAAATAGATTGGGAACGCTTGGCTGCTTCGAAGCCGGGTTAACGCCGAGGTGCAAGTAACAAATGCCCGCCTTCGCCATATGAGGAACGAGGCCAAGCGTATGTCCGGGAACGTCCGTCATTTTGGCGGCTATCGTCTTCTTGCCATACTTCTCATTCAACTGTTGTGCAATCGATAGTCCATAATCGAATAGCGCCGGATCCATGAGCTCGGTATGCGTGGTAAAAGGCAGTCCATGCCAGGTGATACGATCAGATGCAATACCGGCTTCCAACCGTTTTCTTTGCTCGGGAGTCGCTGCCTTCAAGTATTCATGAATCAGCCAGGAGCCGGTCGTCCAAACAAATCGCACGCCCTGCTCTTGTTCAAGCTCTTCCGATAGTTCGAGCGCTTTCGGAATAAATGACTGAAAGTATTGCTCGATCACATTGCTTGCCAAGTCCGTGAATCCGATATCCAAATGCGTCTTGAAGATGACATGAACTTTATTGATCGCGTTCATCGCCTATTTCCCCCTATCCCAACTCCGCAAAATCCTGCAGCGTAGCGACTGCCGCATCAGTTCCATGTAACTCGAATATAATTAACTCGTTCTCACCCTGACGCAAGAGAGGACCCGGTACATACAAGGTTTGCTGTGGCCCCTGTTCCCAGTAGCGTCCTAGGTTGAAGCCGTTGACATAAGCGACGCCCTTCGTCCAACCCTCCAGCTTAAGGAATGTGTCTCCGATCTCCTCAACGTAAAACTTTCCTCTGTGGAAAGTAGGTGTAGGTGCGACCGACGACTCTTTCTGCTGGACTGGGTAGAACTCAAGCTCAGTCAACCGATCCAGCGGAAGCGGATAAATAGTCCAGTCGTAAAGAAATTGCAGGCCAAGACGAACGCCCTCCGTGATGCCCTTCGGATCCTTCAAGCCATATCCATAATTGATCCGGCCTTGATTTTCGACTAAGATGTCGAGTGTCGCTCCTTCCGAAGGAATATCCAGCAGAATATCGTTGTCCTGCACATCCGGTCTGATATCATGCGTATTGCGTTCAATAACGCCTTGATAGACGCCGTCCAGAAATACGAGAGCACGGTCTCTGATGTCTTGAATCGCAAGCTTCGTTTGCGATACCGGTCCTGGGATGCGGGTCGAGTATAAAATAAAGCCGTAATCCTGGCCGAGCTCCTCCATCGTTTGCGTGTACACGGATTCTACAGGCTCTGCTAAGCGGGCAAGCGATTCAAACAGTCCTGTCTGTTCCGTCAAATGGACATCCCCATA
This window harbors:
- a CDS encoding L-rhamnose mutarotase — its product is MNATRQTMIRTAKLQPDKVDLYQKLHDGIPDINLKHMREAGIVSLRIFREGLTLFMIVETDSALEVSDRVVARELEERWHRLTGDCFAEFWTDANEIFNFSGT
- a CDS encoding DUF5054 domain-containing protein, with product MNAINKVHVIFKTHLDIGFTDLASNVIEQYFQSFIPKALELSEELEQEQGVRFVWTTGSWLIHEYLKAATPEQRKRLEAGIASDRITWHGLPFTTHTELMDPALFDYGLSIAQQLNEKYGKKTIAAKMTDVPGHTLGLVPHMAKAGICYLHLGVNPASKQPSVPNLFIWKGTDGSEIVVNYAGSYGNMTLVEGFDEVMVFAHTGDNCGPPTAADIRQLFKQLAVQFPGAVVQASTMDAFAEKLLAHKELFPIVTEEIGDSWIHGAASDPLKIARYRELLRLRDKWVSDGRLDTRSREYADFCDQLILIPEHTWGMDEKTHLSDFKHYSVQDFHAARQADTVTMEAIPDKYRYIGGFSLEDSAAAAELFEALGTKSYSLFESSWEEQRNYISKAISALSADKQEEANHALGRLNPDTAFSSNGDELALYKQYRLGCFMVQFAHDGSIIELVDQQGRVWADGKHRLGVFEYETLGTEHYHNWFRDYVVNWKQHYHWADADFGKPGMEFAQPRPEHLQFSPSVIQAVKRSEDHFDEVNLQLRMSSTATQTHGAPQELHIRYRFYNEAKTIEVELNWFQKQAYRLPEASWFSFAIKVDNPNLWTMDKLGTAISPLHVVENGNRNMHAVNTGVYYDGTEGSVRLETLDAPVLCPGEKRMLRFDQTFAPLAGGIHFNLHNNVWGTNFPMWFEEDMKFRFVLSILDH